GCTCCGAAGGAATCGTCGCTCCAGCAGTGTCGCGACCGGCGCGAGACGACCGCCCTCGGCGCGTCGGAGGTGGTGAACCAGCCCGACGACCGGCGTGCCGCCGCGGCGGAGCCGACTGGCGAGTCCCGCCGTGCCGGGATGGGCGAGCTCGTCGACGACGACCACGTCGGCCCCGCGCAGGCCCGCCGGGATCCCGGTCGCGAGTCCGGGGGTGTCGAACACGCCGAGCGGGTACCGCCGCCACGGCACCGAGAACACACGGACGGACGCGCCGGTCGCTCGCAGCCCGGCGACGAGCCTGCGGTCGTAGCGGAACCCGCCCGAGGTGGTTTCGGGGTCGCCCGCGACGACGAGCGCGACCGCGAGGTCGCGGTCGGCGGACGCGTCCTCACCCATCACCGCGGTTCGCTCCCGCCGCCTCGACCGGTCCCTCGTAGCCGGCGGCGGCCTCGTCGTCCTCCCACACGGTCACGCGGAGCGTCTCGGCCGGGTCGCCGGCGGCGGCCGGGGCGAGGCGCTCGTGGATGACGCGCGCGAACCGCTCGACGCTTGGGTTGTACCCCTCGAACTCGGGCAGGTCGTTCAGCGTCGCGTCGCGGTAGCGGTCCTCGACGTCGTCGAGCGCCGCGCGCACGTCGTCGATGTCGACGAGGTAGTCGTACTCGTTCAGCGACGGGCCGGCGAAGGTCGCCTCGACCGAGAACACGTGCGAGTGACGCTCCCCCTCGGGACCCGGGTCGGGAACGGTGAGAAAGTGCTGTGCGACGAACTGACGCGTGACGGTCGTTCGGTATGTCATCGGAGTCGTGTGGGCGTGCCGACCGCGGCTCGATCCGCTCGGACCCGCCCCCCTCGACGCGGCGGGATGAGTCGTCCGGGTCGAGGCGGCCGATCTGATGGCCGATCCCAACGGCTCCGGCACACTAAACGTGTCGTAGGCCCCCGACGGCGCGTACGGTCCCGACGGCGACGTGGGATGCTCATCCGACCAACTCCTCGACGACCGGGGGGAGCCGGCGACGGACGGCGGCGTACGCGACGCCGAGGCCGACGCAGGCGGCCGCGACCGCCGGGAGCGGCGCGGGGTAGAACGCGACGACCGGCGCCGCGAGCGCCGCCGTCGCGACGGCGTCCTCCGGGGCGCCGTCGTAGCGGATCCAGTAACGCGCCCGGATCCACCGGCCGTGGAGGTGGTCGTAGACGGCCTCCGAGGAGGTGCGTTCCCACGGGCGGATCTCGTCGCCGGCGCCGAGGGCGTCGGTGCCGGCGTGGACGGCGAACGAGACGCATCCCACCGCCGCCGCGACGGTGACCTCCGTCGGCGCCAGCGTCGCGAGCGCGGTCGCCGGGAGCGCCAGCGCCCACCCCAGCACCGGGAAGTGCAGCGTCCGCCGGTGGCGACCGACGAACAGGTCGACATCGGGGACGAGCCCGCCGACGATCCCCGCGAGGGCTGCCGGAACCGCCAACTCGGGCGCGAACGCGACCACGGGCGCCGCCAGCACCGCGCCGGCGAGGGCGTGGGTGAACGCCATCACGGCCTACGACTCGCGTCGGTAGAGGACCGCGAGGACGACGATGAGGACCACCTGCACCACCTTGTCCGCGATGCCGGTCGCGCCGAAGTTCGGGGCGTTCACGACGTACCAGATCGGTATCTGACCGGCCGTGAAGGGGATGCCGAGCACGTACAACAGGCGCCGTCGGTAATCGAGCAACACCGCCGCGACGCCCCCGAAGAAGCCGACCGCGGCGATCAGGAAGGCGACGGCCAGCGCGGTCTCGTCCGCGCGGAAGGCGTACGCGAGCCACAGGTGGATCACGCCGGTGATCGTCGCGAGCGCGACGCCGAGCCAGTGCAGTCCGGTCATCGACTCCGTGTGGAGGGCGAACCCTCCGGACGCCGTTTCGGTGCTCATACCCGTACGCAGGGCGCGAACTGTGTTAAAAACTCTCACGGATTCGCCAGGCACTCGTCGCCGACCCGGTAGCTGTCACGGGCCGGACGGCGGGTGGTCTACTCCGGCTTGAGACCGCCGTCCTGGACGCGCATCACGGCCTCGCCGTCCGCCAGGTTCGGCGCGTCGACGAGCCGCACGATCCGCTTGTCGCCCTTCGACTTGCGGAGGTAGATGCGGAACGTCGAGGTGTGACCCAGGATGTTGCCGCCGATCGGCTGGGTCGGGTCGCCGAAGTAGGAGTCGGGGTTGGAGGCGACCTGGTTCGTCACGAGCACGACGCAGTTGTAGAGGTCGCCGATGCGCATCAGGTCGTGGAGGTGCTTGTTGAGCTTCTGCTGGCGCTCGGCGAGCTCGCCGCGGCCGACGTACTCGGCGCGGAAGTGGGCAGTCAGCGAGTCGACGGTGAGCATCCGGACGGGCCAGTCGGTGTCCTCGTGCTCGCTCGCGAGCTCCTTCGCCTTCTCGGCCAGGAGGATCTGGTGGTTGGAGTTGAACGCCTTCGCGACGTGGATGTGGTCGAGGAAGTCCTCGACGAGCGTCCGCATGTCGTCGTCGTTGTCCGGCGATCCCTCGATCTCGCGGCGCTCGAACTCCCGTTCGAGGATCTCGTCGTCCAGCCCGCGGACCATGTCGTCGATCCGCTCGGGGCGGAACGTGTCCTCGGAGTCGACGAAGATCGCCGCGCCGTCGAGCCCGCCGTCGTCCTTGGAGAGCTGGACGTTGACGGACATCTGGTGGGTCACCTGCGACTTGCCGGCGCCGAACTCGCCGTACACCTCGGTGATCGACTGGGTCTCCAGGCCGCCGCCGAGCAGGTCGTCGGCCTCGTCGATCTGCCAGGAGAGCTTGCCGATCTGCTCGCGTCGCTCCAACACCTGCGCGCCCGACTCGAAGCCGCCCACGTCGGCCGCCTTGCGGGCGCCCTGGATGATGTCGTTCGCCGTCGAGTCGCCGATGTCGGCCGTGTTGCCCAGCTCGGCGGGGCTCGCGACCGCGATGCTCTGGTAGCTGTCGAAGCCGGCCTCGACGAGCTTGTCTGCGGTCGCGGGGCCGACGCCGGGGAGTTCCTGAAGGTCGTCTTCTGCCATCGTACCCCGTCCTTGCCCGGCTCCCCTCATAAACCCTCGTTAACAGTAGAGTGAAAGTGAAACTGCGGTACGCCGACGGGTCGATCACGAACGGTGTCCGAGGGTTCAGAAGCGATGGGGAGTCGAACGCGGTGCGGCCGTGGCGGTCCGGCTGTCGGGATGGACGGTCGAGGCGGCCGGGATTGCCGGAGTGTGCGGGGTGTAGGAGGTGAACGGGGCGTAGGGGTGGACGGGGAGGGCGGTGAGTCGACCGGGGCTACTCCCAGGGGTGGCCGTTCGGGACGCTCGGCCACAGCGGGTACCAGTACTCCTTGTCCGACTCGATGCCGAGTTCGCCGTCGAGCACCGATTCGAGCTTGAACTCCAGCTTGGAGTCGCGCTCGCTGGTCGACTCGGGGGCGAACGGGTAGTACGCGCCTCGGCGGAACGAATAGATCCAGTAGGCGTGCCGGTCGGCGTCACCGCCGTCCACGAAGCCGAAGAGGGCCGCCAGCAGCCGCGAGCCGTAGCCCCGCTCGACGAACTCGTCGGCAGCGAAGTGGACGGACGTGACGAGGTCCTCCGGGTCGTCGTCGGCGAGGACGACCCAGTGGTAGCCGTGGTCGTCCTCGTGGCGGCGGAACGTCGTCCCCGTCTCCTCGCTGCCCGCGTCGAGGATCGACTCCACGGCGTCGACCGTGTCGGCGAAGTCGGTCGAGTCGACCGACGAGAAACACAGCGCGGCCTCGCCGACGGGGTCGAACCCCAGGTCCGCCTCCATCGTGACGTAGGCGGTGCTCATGCCGAACAGGTCCTCGGGGTCGGCGTCGCTGACGGCGTCGGCTTCCGCGCGCGAGCCGAGCACGGATCTGAGTGTGTCGAGAATCCCCATTGGCGCTGTCGGTACTGCGAGGGGAGCCGTGTTCAAGCCGTCGCTCGCGCGCGTACGCTTCCGCGTCGGAACAGCGGGTCGTCGGCGCCGTCAGTTCCCCTGGATCGCGTCGATCACCATCGCGGCGGCGACGACCGCCTCCTTCGGCACACCAGTCGCGTCGTCGATGGTGATCTCGTAGGTATCCGCCAGCGAGAACTTCCCGGCGATCGTGCCGACGTGGGCGCCGTTCGCGTCGGTGATCTCGTACCGGTGGGGGATCAGCTCGCCGAACGGGAGGACGTTCCGTGCGATCGTCGTCACGGCGCCGCGGGAGTCGATCCGCGCGATCGCCGCCTCCGTCTCGGCGTCGCGGATCGTCCACGTGTCCTGCAGGATCGAGTAGTCGTTGTCGAGGATCACGAGCTCCTCGCCCGTTCGCGAGTCGGCGAGGACGTAGTTGCCGGCGACGTCGAGCATCCCCGCCGCCTTCACGGTGAACACCTCGTTCCCGTCGGCGTCGACGAACGGGAACTCCTCCTTCAGCTTGAACATCTTCTGTTTGCCCCGGAGGACGACGTCGCCGGCGGCGTCGACCGCGCGGTACTTGTTGCGCACGAGGCTCTGGACGACGGTGTAGGTGTCGTCGGTGAGCTCGATCCCGGAGATGTCGTACGTGCGGTCGCTCATACGCGTCCGTTCCGCGGGTTCGTATTTCAAGCTTCACACCGGCCGGGAGAATCCGTCCCGATCCGCGGAACGCGAACCTCGGGCCCGATCAGGCCGTCTCGAACTGCCGTTCGAGTTCCTGCAGCCGGTCGACGCGCTTCTCGGTGCTCGGGTGCGTCGAGAACAGCTTCCCGACGAACCCGGACCGGATCGGGATGACGAAGAAGGCGTTCATCTCGGCGGTGTCGCGCAGGTCCTCCTGGGGGACCCGTTCCATCCCGCTGTCGATGGTCATCAGCGCCGAGGCGAGCGCGCCCGGCTTGCCGGTGATGGCCGCGCCGCCGCGGTCGGCCGCGAACTCGCGGTACCGCGAGAGCGCGCGGATGAGCAGGAACGAGATCACCCACACGACCAACGAGACGAGGATGGCGACCAGCACCGGCGCCTGGTTGCCGCCGCGACCCTCGCCGCCGCCGAACAGCCAGCCCCAGCGTACGACGATGAACGCCAGCGTCGAGAGGAACGACGCGATGGTCATCACCATCACGTCGCGGTTCTTGACGTGTGCCAGCTCGTGGGCGAGCACGCCCTCGAGCTCCTCGTCGTCGAGGGTCCGCAGGAGGCCGGTCGTCACGCAGACGGTCGAGTTCTTCTGGGAGCGACCCGCGGCGAAGGCGTTCGGGACGCGCGTGTCCGCGACCGCGACCGTCGGCTTCGGGAGGTCGGCTTGCTGGGATAATCGGGTGATCTTCCGGTGAAGTTCGGGATACTCCTGCTCCGACACCTCCTTCGCGCCCATCGAGTACAACGCGAGCTTGTCGCTGAAGAAGAACTGCCCCAGCGAGAACAGCCCCATCACCAACACGATGCCGAGCAGTCCCACGTACTGGGACAACACCGCGATGAACACGATGTAGAGGGCGAACAGCAGGAACCCGGTCAGGACCATCCGGCCCCGCAGGCCCCAGTCTGTCTTCCATTCCATACCCCACAGTACCGGACCCACGGCTTAAACGCTGTCGCGGACCGGCGAAAATCGACCGGACTTATATGCCGACGGCGAGGAGTGCACGTGTGGTCGAGGCACTGTTGGTCGTCGGGGTGGTCGTCGCGGTGTTCGTCGGCTTCAACATCGGCGGGTCGTCGACCGGGGTCTCCTTCGGCCCCGCGGTCGGCAGCGGCACCCTCTCGAAGACGGCCGCGGCTGCGCTCATGTCCGCGTTCGCGCTCGCGGGCGGGTGGACGGTCGGCCGCAACGTCATCGAGACGATGGGCGGGGAGATCGTCCCGTCGTCGGCGTTCACGCTCGCGGCGAGCGTCGGCGTCCTCTTCTTCGTCGGGGTGGCGCTGTTGATCTCCAACACGTTCGGCGTCCCCGCCTCCACGTCGATGACGGCCGTCGGCGCGATCGCGGGCCTCGGCGCGGCGACGGGGACGCTCAACGCCGACGTGATGCTCCGGATCGTCGGCTGGTGGCTCGTCGCGCCGGTCGTCGCGTTCTGGATCTGTGCGGTCGTCGGCCGGTACTTCTACCCGTATCTCGACGCCGCCTTCGCGATCGACCGATCGGCCGGCGGCGTCGTCGAGTTCGACGGCGTGCGACCCGGGATCGCGCCCGGGGCGACCGGCCGCGAGGTCGTCGGCACGGCCGCCGTCCTCGTCATCGCCTGTTACATGGCGTTCTCGGCGGGCGCCTCCAACGTCGCCAACGCGGTCGCGCCGCTTGTGGGCAACGGCTCGGTGTCCGCGGGCCAGGGCGTGCTGCTGGCGGGCGCGGCGATCGCCGTCGGCGCGTTCACCATCGCCCGCCGGACGCTCGACACCGTCGGCAACGACCTCACCGACCTCCCGCTGCTGGCGGCGCTCATCGTCGAGGTGGTCTCGGCGAGCCTGATCACCTTCCTCTCGGCGATCGGGATCCCGGCCTCGCTGGCCGTCTCGGCGACGATGTCCATCGTCGGGCTCGGCTGGGGTCGCGCGACCCGGACGACGACGCTCGGCGACGCGGTCAGCGGCGCCGTCGGCGGCGCGCTCGGCGGCGACGGGGACCGGACCGACCGGCAGCGTCCCGAGGTGTCCGTCGACGCGCTCGCGGCCGAGCGCCCCGACGCCGCCGACGGCGTCCCCGGAATGGGCGAGGAGCGCGGGGAGGAGCTCCTCGCCGAGGACCTGTTCGACGCCGGAACGACCGGCCGTGTCGTCTCCTTCTGGATCTTCACCCCGACGGTCTCGTTCGTCTGCTCGTACGCGCTGTTCGCGCTCACGCCGGTGTGACCTCCGACGCCGCGGTTCGAACCCTGACGAACGTGCCGTTCGATCGCGATCGTCGGGACCCCCGGATCGTCGGTTTTGGCGTCCCTAAAGCCGTCTGGGCCTCGATATCTCCTACGAGATAGCAACAAC
This genomic stretch from Halobaculum roseum harbors:
- the pspAB gene encoding PspA-associated protein PspAB, with amino-acid sequence MGILDTLRSVLGSRAEADAVSDADPEDLFGMSTAYVTMEADLGFDPVGEAALCFSSVDSTDFADTVDAVESILDAGSEETGTTFRRHEDDHGYHWVVLADDDPEDLVTSVHFAADEFVERGYGSRLLAALFGFVDGGDADRHAYWIYSFRRGAYYPFAPESTSERDSKLEFKLESVLDGELGIESDKEYWYPLWPSVPNGHPWE
- the radA gene encoding DNA repair and recombination protein RadA; the protein is MAEDDLQELPGVGPATADKLVEAGFDSYQSIAVASPAELGNTADIGDSTANDIIQGARKAADVGGFESGAQVLERREQIGKLSWQIDEADDLLGGGLETQSITEVYGEFGAGKSQVTHQMSVNVQLSKDDGGLDGAAIFVDSEDTFRPERIDDMVRGLDDEILEREFERREIEGSPDNDDDMRTLVEDFLDHIHVAKAFNSNHQILLAEKAKELASEHEDTDWPVRMLTVDSLTAHFRAEYVGRGELAERQQKLNKHLHDLMRIGDLYNCVVLVTNQVASNPDSYFGDPTQPIGGNILGHTSTFRIYLRKSKGDKRIVRLVDAPNLADGEAVMRVQDGGLKPE
- the htpX gene encoding zinc metalloprotease HtpX; this translates as MEWKTDWGLRGRMVLTGFLLFALYIVFIAVLSQYVGLLGIVLVMGLFSLGQFFFSDKLALYSMGAKEVSEQEYPELHRKITRLSQQADLPKPTVAVADTRVPNAFAAGRSQKNSTVCVTTGLLRTLDDEELEGVLAHELAHVKNRDVMVMTIASFLSTLAFIVVRWGWLFGGGEGRGGNQAPVLVAILVSLVVWVISFLLIRALSRYREFAADRGGAAITGKPGALASALMTIDSGMERVPQEDLRDTAEMNAFFVIPIRSGFVGKLFSTHPSTEKRVDRLQELERQFETA
- a CDS encoding DUF7475 family protein produces the protein MSTETASGGFALHTESMTGLHWLGVALATITGVIHLWLAYAFRADETALAVAFLIAAVGFFGGVAAVLLDYRRRLLYVLGIPFTAGQIPIWYVVNAPNFGATGIADKVVQVVLIVVLAVLYRRES
- a CDS encoding 6-pyruvoyl trahydropterin synthase family protein; the encoded protein is MTYRTTVTRQFVAQHFLTVPDPGPEGERHSHVFSVEATFAGPSLNEYDYLVDIDDVRAALDDVEDRYRDATLNDLPEFEGYNPSVERFARVIHERLAPAAAGDPAETLRVTVWEDDEAAAGYEGPVEAAGANRGDG
- a CDS encoding metal-dependent hydrolase, with amino-acid sequence MAFTHALAGAVLAAPVVAFAPELAVPAALAGIVGGLVPDVDLFVGRHRRTLHFPVLGWALALPATALATLAPTEVTVAAAVGCVSFAVHAGTDALGAGDEIRPWERTSSEAVYDHLHGRWIRARYWIRYDGAPEDAVATAALAAPVVAFYPAPLPAVAAACVGLGVAYAAVRRRLPPVVEELVG
- a CDS encoding inorganic phosphate transporter encodes the protein MVEALLVVGVVVAVFVGFNIGGSSTGVSFGPAVGSGTLSKTAAAALMSAFALAGGWTVGRNVIETMGGEIVPSSAFTLAASVGVLFFVGVALLISNTFGVPASTSMTAVGAIAGLGAATGTLNADVMLRIVGWWLVAPVVAFWICAVVGRYFYPYLDAAFAIDRSAGGVVEFDGVRPGIAPGATGREVVGTAAVLVIACYMAFSAGASNVANAVAPLVGNGSVSAGQGVLLAGAAIAVGAFTIARRTLDTVGNDLTDLPLLAALIVEVVSASLITFLSAIGIPASLAVSATMSIVGLGWGRATRTTTLGDAVSGAVGGALGGDGDRTDRQRPEVSVDALAAERPDAADGVPGMGEERGEELLAEDLFDAGTTGRVVSFWIFTPTVSFVCSYALFALTPV
- a CDS encoding LURP-one-related/scramblase family protein: MSDRTYDISGIELTDDTYTVVQSLVRNKYRAVDAAGDVVLRGKQKMFKLKEEFPFVDADGNEVFTVKAAGMLDVAGNYVLADSRTGEELVILDNDYSILQDTWTIRDAETEAAIARIDSRGAVTTIARNVLPFGELIPHRYEITDANGAHVGTIAGKFSLADTYEITIDDATGVPKEAVVAAAMVIDAIQGN